GGCGCTCGCGTCCGTGGCACCAGGCGCCCGCCTCGTATCGATCTGCACCGGCGCCTTCGTCCTCGCCGCCGCCGGTCTCCTCGACGGCCGGCCGGCCACCACCCACTGGATGGTCGCCGACCTCTTCCGTGCCCGCTTCCCACACGTCGCACTCGATCCCGACGTCCTTTTCATCGACGACGGGGACGTGCTGACCTCGGCCGGTGCCGCCTCCGGGCTCGACGTCTGCCTGCACATCATCCGCAAGGACCACGGCAGCGAAGTCGCCAACCAGGTGGCCCGCAGGTGCATCGTCCCCCCGTGGCGCGAGGGAGGACAGGCACAGTACATCCAGCACCCGGTGCCCGAGGCCACGGCCAGCGGAACGGCCACCGCCCGCCAGTGGGCCCTGGAGCACCTCCACGAGCCCATGACCCTGACGGACCTCGCCGAGCACTCCCACATGAGTCTGCGCACCTTCGCCCGGCGCTTCACCGAGGAGGTGGGCATGAGCCCGGGACGCTGGCTGATCCAGCAGCGCGTCGACCGGGCACGGCACCTCCTGGAAACCACCGACCTGCCGGTCGACGAAATCGCCGGCCAGGTCGGCTTCGCCGGCGGCACATCGCTCCGCGAACACCTGCATGCCGTCATCGGCGTCTCACCGCTCGCCTACCGGCGCACCTTCCGCGGCGCCCTGACCCCCGCCCACTGAGTGTGCGGGCTCGGCGGGGTGGTCGCGCCGTGCGCACGGAACCTGCCGTCAGTACGGCGGCCGGATCGTTTGAGGCAAGGCACGGTGACGGCGCCCCGGGTGCTGGTGGCCACCCGCCCGCGCAACGTGCTGCCCGAGAGGCCCGGGCCTGGCCGGG
This portion of the Streptomyces canus genome encodes:
- a CDS encoding GlxA family transcriptional regulator, whose amino-acid sequence is MTSPHRVVVLAVDGVYPFELGIPSRVFEAADGRYEVLTCSVDGLPVRTNSDFSITVEHGPEALRTADTVVIPPFTTTDVTAEVPQVMVQALASVAPGARLVSICTGAFVLAAAGLLDGRPATTHWMVADLFRARFPHVALDPDVLFIDDGDVLTSAGAASGLDVCLHIIRKDHGSEVANQVARRCIVPPWREGGQAQYIQHPVPEATASGTATARQWALEHLHEPMTLTDLAEHSHMSLRTFARRFTEEVGMSPGRWLIQQRVDRARHLLETTDLPVDEIAGQVGFAGGTSLREHLHAVIGVSPLAYRRTFRGALTPAH